In the Palaeococcus pacificus DY20341 genome, one interval contains:
- a CDS encoding V-type ATP synthase subunit I, with protein MFKPHEMVKLEVISLNRYKDKLLTYLHEEGVVEIREVKVDIAQKDTPNEFYRKAASYSIGISRLVEFLGAFKKEGKGGIKSFIFPEPLPKNPFKYTSIEDLVKEVENFLEKAEPEIKKVEQKLNSTTTEIERIKTDINILELLSALEIDVAYMRGTKFLEIVAGTVDREKFSPMIEELTKTLEKRIAYVSKELKGQYLVVVVVLKQDYDKANPILAKYSFGRIEVPEGKGTPRELIKEYQSKLSEKERELEDIKKEAQAISEKYYDKLVFYQELMENEREKANTLSNLARTNMTFALFGWTPKENVDKLIKGIKEVTEGKVHINIKEPTEKELDDIPIKLKNPGWAKPFELLTEMFGVPKYNEFDPTPILAFTYSFFFGFMLTDFMYGLLIGVIAALLVKGHKHLEDGTYQFSKILLWSAVFTMIMGVVFGSYFGDALQKVGNVLGFNVPMAIDAMRGALTVLIIALVIGLIHLFIGYTMGFIVKLRNGEVKSALTEQLSWMLIIIGVSLFAISLNNPALALPAKAVFGVGFILFIIAELSNGGLAALMIISDFFGFIGNWLSYARLMALALATSGIAMVINILVGMIWGVKLGPVPLGILIGLVLFIGGHIFSTAINALGAFVHALRLHYVEFFGTFYSGEGKKFEPFKSKREVSKLELEL; from the coding sequence ATGTTTAAGCCCCACGAGATGGTCAAGCTCGAGGTCATCAGCCTTAACAGGTATAAGGACAAGCTTCTTACGTATCTCCATGAAGAGGGCGTAGTTGAAATAAGGGAAGTTAAAGTTGATATAGCTCAAAAAGACACTCCAAATGAGTTCTATCGAAAGGCAGCATCATACAGCATAGGCATATCAAGGCTCGTAGAGTTCTTGGGAGCGTTTAAAAAAGAGGGTAAAGGGGGCATAAAAAGCTTCATATTCCCGGAGCCACTCCCAAAGAATCCATTCAAATACACAAGCATTGAAGACCTCGTAAAAGAAGTGGAGAACTTCTTAGAGAAAGCTGAACCTGAGATAAAGAAAGTCGAGCAGAAATTAAACTCAACCACAACCGAGATTGAGAGAATAAAGACTGACATAAACATTTTAGAGCTCCTCTCAGCCCTCGAAATTGATGTCGCCTATATGAGGGGAACAAAGTTTCTAGAGATTGTTGCAGGAACTGTGGATAGGGAGAAGTTCTCCCCAATGATCGAAGAGCTCACCAAAACCCTCGAAAAAAGGATAGCCTATGTATCCAAAGAACTAAAAGGACAATATCTGGTTGTTGTTGTGGTCTTAAAGCAAGATTATGATAAAGCTAATCCAATTTTGGCAAAGTATTCCTTTGGAAGGATAGAAGTCCCAGAGGGCAAAGGAACACCAAGAGAGTTAATAAAGGAATATCAATCAAAGCTCAGCGAAAAGGAGAGAGAGCTTGAGGATATAAAGAAAGAAGCACAGGCCATCTCTGAAAAATACTACGATAAGCTCGTTTTTTACCAAGAGCTGATGGAGAACGAGAGGGAGAAAGCAAACACACTAAGCAATTTAGCTAGAACGAACATGACTTTCGCTCTGTTTGGATGGACACCGAAGGAAAACGTGGATAAGCTGATTAAGGGCATTAAAGAGGTCACAGAAGGCAAAGTCCACATAAACATCAAAGAGCCTACAGAGAAAGAACTCGATGATATTCCAATCAAGCTTAAAAACCCGGGATGGGCAAAGCCCTTTGAGCTGTTAACAGAGATGTTTGGTGTACCCAAATACAACGAGTTCGATCCTACACCAATATTAGCATTCACATACTCATTCTTCTTCGGCTTCATGCTAACGGACTTCATGTACGGACTGCTAATAGGTGTAATAGCTGCCTTACTGGTTAAAGGCCACAAGCATCTCGAAGATGGTACATACCAATTCTCAAAAATCCTCCTTTGGAGTGCAGTGTTCACAATGATCATGGGTGTGGTGTTCGGGAGCTACTTTGGAGATGCCCTCCAAAAAGTTGGCAACGTGCTTGGCTTTAATGTCCCAATGGCAATAGACGCGATGAGAGGGGCACTCACAGTCCTCATAATAGCTCTCGTAATCGGTTTAATCCACCTTTTCATAGGATACACCATGGGTTTCATAGTCAAGCTGAGAAACGGAGAAGTAAAATCCGCTTTGACGGAACAGCTGTCATGGATGCTCATCATAATCGGTGTATCTCTCTTCGCCATTAGCTTGAACAATCCTGCATTAGCACTCCCAGCCAAGGCGGTGTTTGGAGTAGGATTCATACTATTCATAATAGCAGAGCTCTCAAATGGAGGACTAGCAGCTCTAATGATAATCTCAGACTTCTTCGGCTTCATAGGAAACTGGCTCAGCTACGCTCGTTTGATGGCCCTAGCTTTGGCAACCTCAGGAATAGCCATGGTCATTAACATACTCGTCGGAATGATATGGGGAGTTAAGCTTGGCCCAGTACCCCTAGGGATACTCATAGGCCTCGTGCTCTTCATAGGAGGGCACATATTCTCAACAGCAATAAACGCATTAGGTGCTTTCGTTCACGCTCTCCGTTTACACTATGTTGAATTTTTCGGAACGTTTTACTCCGGAGAAGGCAAAAAGTTTGAGCCTTTCAAATCTAAGAGGGAAGTGTCAAAACTCGAGTTAGAACTTTAA